In one window of Flavobacterium ginsengisoli DNA:
- the purH gene encoding bifunctional phosphoribosylaminoimidazolecarboxamide formyltransferase/IMP cyclohydrolase, with translation MSTTKKIQSALISVFSKDGLEPIVRKLHEQNVTLYSTGGTEDFIKNLGIPVVPVEDITSFPEILGGRVKTLHPKIFGGILNRQDNESDVQQMKEFDIPQIDLVIVDLYPFEKTVASGASEQDIIEKIDIGGISLIRAGAKNFKDTVIVASVNEYSLLLDLITEQDGATTLENRRLLATKAFHVSSHYDGAIFNYFNTDETIYKESIANGQVLRYGENPHQKGFFFGDFDAMFKKLHGKELSYNNLLDVDVAVNLIAEFKTDGPTFAILKHNNACGLASRKTISEAYLATLACDPTSAFGGVLISNAKIDLETAQEINKLFCEVVIAPAYDDEAVTVLQEKKNRIILVQNEVELPARQVRTCLNGLLIQDRNNITDNKEHLKTVTITEPTAQEIEDLIFASKICKNTKSNTIVFAKNGTLISSGTGQTSRVDALIQAVDKAKAFGFDLNGASMASDAFFPFPDCVELAKKAGITAVIQPGGSIKDELSINYCNENNLAMVFTGTRHFKH, from the coding sequence ATGAGCACAACAAAAAAAATACAATCGGCATTAATTTCTGTTTTTTCTAAAGATGGATTAGAACCAATTGTTAGAAAATTACACGAACAAAATGTAACACTTTATTCAACTGGAGGAACTGAAGATTTTATCAAAAACCTTGGTATTCCAGTAGTTCCTGTTGAAGATATTACTTCTTTCCCTGAAATTCTTGGAGGAAGAGTAAAAACTTTACACCCAAAAATCTTTGGAGGTATTTTAAATCGTCAGGATAATGAAAGCGATGTTCAGCAAATGAAGGAATTTGACATTCCTCAGATTGATTTGGTAATTGTTGATTTATATCCTTTTGAAAAAACAGTTGCTTCTGGAGCAAGCGAACAAGATATTATTGAAAAAATTGACATTGGCGGAATTTCATTAATTCGTGCTGGTGCAAAAAATTTCAAAGACACTGTAATTGTGGCTTCTGTAAACGAGTATAGCTTACTTTTAGATTTGATTACAGAGCAAGATGGAGCAACAACTTTGGAGAACAGAAGATTGTTGGCAACTAAAGCATTCCACGTTTCATCTCACTACGATGGAGCTATTTTTAATTATTTCAATACAGACGAGACTATTTACAAAGAAAGTATTGCAAACGGTCAAGTTTTAAGATACGGTGAAAACCCTCACCAAAAAGGATTCTTCTTTGGAGATTTTGATGCAATGTTCAAAAAACTTCACGGAAAAGAATTATCATACAACAACTTACTAGATGTTGATGTTGCAGTTAATTTAATTGCTGAGTTTAAAACTGACGGACCAACGTTCGCAATTTTGAAACACAACAATGCTTGCGGATTGGCTTCAAGAAAAACAATCAGCGAAGCTTATTTAGCGACTTTAGCTTGTGATCCTACTTCAGCTTTTGGAGGAGTGTTAATTTCTAACGCAAAAATTGATTTAGAAACTGCACAGGAAATCAACAAACTATTTTGCGAAGTTGTAATTGCTCCAGCTTATGATGATGAGGCTGTTACAGTGTTACAAGAAAAGAAAAACAGAATTATATTAGTTCAAAATGAAGTTGAATTACCAGCTCGTCAAGTAAGAACTTGTCTTAATGGTTTGTTAATTCAGGACAGAAATAATATTACGGATAATAAAGAGCATTTAAAAACCGTTACAATTACAGAACCTACTGCTCAAGAGATCGAAGATTTGATCTTTGCTTCTAAAATCTGCAAGAATACAAAATCAAACACTATTGTATTTGCTAAAAATGGAACATTGATTTCATCAGGTACAGGTCAGACTTCAAGAGTTGACGCTTTAATTCAAGCTGTTGACAAAGCAAAAGCTTTTGGATTTGATTTAAATGGAGCTTCGATGGCTAGCGATGCATTTTTCCCATTTCCGGATTGTGTAGAATTAGCTAAAAAAGCAGGAATAACTGCTGTAATTCAGCCAGGAGGTTCGATTAAAGACGAATTAAGTATAAATTATTGCAACGAAAATAATCTTGCAATGGTATTTACAGGAACTCGTCATTTTAAACATTAA
- a CDS encoding rod shape-determining protein produces the protein MGFFDFMTEDIAIDLGTANTLIIHNDKVVIDSPSIVARDRVSGKIIAVGKEANMMQGKTHENIKTIRPLKDGVIADFDASEKMINMFIKSIPALKKRMFTPALRMVVCIPSGITEVEMRAVKESCERVNGKEVYLIHEPMAAAIGIGIDIMQPKGNMIVDIGGGTTEIAVIALGGIVCDKSVKIAGDVFTNDIVYYMRTQHNLFVGESTAEKIKIQIGAAIEDLDGPPEDMSVQGRDLLTGKPKQVDVSYREIAKALDKSIQRIEDAVMETLSQTPPELATDIYNTGIYLAGGGSMLRGLDKRISQKTDLPVYIAEDPLRAVVRGTGMALKNIAKFKSILIK, from the coding sequence ATGGGATTTTTTGATTTCATGACCGAGGATATTGCGATAGACCTTGGAACCGCAAACACTTTAATCATTCATAATGATAAAGTTGTCATTGATAGTCCATCTATCGTTGCACGTGATAGAGTATCAGGCAAAATCATTGCTGTTGGTAAGGAAGCCAATATGATGCAAGGTAAAACACATGAAAACATCAAAACTATAAGGCCTTTGAAAGATGGTGTAATCGCTGATTTTGATGCTTCGGAAAAAATGATCAATATGTTCATTAAAAGTATTCCTGCATTGAAAAAAAGAATGTTTACTCCAGCTTTACGTATGGTTGTATGTATTCCTTCTGGTATTACTGAAGTGGAGATGAGAGCGGTGAAGGAATCTTGTGAGAGAGTAAACGGAAAAGAAGTTTACTTGATTCATGAGCCAATGGCAGCGGCAATTGGTATTGGTATTGACATTATGCAACCAAAAGGAAACATGATTGTGGATATTGGAGGTGGTACAACAGAAATTGCTGTTATCGCATTAGGCGGAATTGTATGTGACAAATCTGTAAAAATTGCAGGTGACGTTTTCACAAACGATATCGTTTATTATATGCGTACACAACACAACTTATTTGTTGGAGAAAGTACTGCTGAAAAAATTAAAATTCAAATTGGAGCGGCAATCGAAGATTTAGACGGCCCGCCAGAAGATATGTCAGTTCAAGGTAGAGATTTGCTTACGGGTAAACCAAAGCAAGTAGATGTTTCTTACCGTGAAATTGCAAAAGCTTTAGACAAATCTATTCAGCGTATTGAAGATGCGGTAATGGAAACATTATCTCAAACTCCTCCTGAATTAGCGACAGATATCTACAACACCGGTATCTATTTAGCAGGTGGAGGATCTATGTTAAGAGGTCTTGACAAACGTATTTCTCAAAAAACAGATTTACCTGTTTACATTGCTGAAGATCCTTTGAGAGCTGTTGTACGTGGTACAGGAATGGCCCTTAAAAACATTGCTAAATTTAAAAGTATCTTAATCAAATAA
- a CDS encoding rod shape-determining protein MreD, producing the protein MNSALLVNIFRFIMLLAIQIVIFNNMNFLGYISPFPYILYIILYPVNSNKAGLIISSFFLGLVMDMFCNSGGIHATACVILAYYRPYIFKFSFGLSYEYQTIKLNESLTPERFSFILVSVLLHHTVLFILQAFQFNFIWDVLLRILFSSIFTIITSIIIIYLIKPNKR; encoded by the coding sequence ATGAATAGCGCTCTGTTAGTCAATATTTTTCGATTTATTATGTTACTGGCAATTCAGATTGTTATTTTCAACAATATGAATTTCTTAGGATATATAAGTCCGTTTCCGTACATCTTATATATTATTCTGTATCCAGTAAACAGCAATAAAGCGGGATTGATTATTTCTAGTTTTTTCTTAGGATTAGTAATGGATATGTTCTGTAATTCTGGCGGAATACATGCAACTGCCTGTGTTATTTTAGCATATTACAGGCCTTACATTTTTAAATTTTCTTTTGGTTTAAGTTATGAATATCAAACCATTAAACTGAATGAATCTTTAACTCCGGAGCGATTTTCATTTATTTTAGTGTCCGTTCTATTGCATCATACTGTATTATTCATTCTTCAAGCTTTTCAATTTAATTTTATTTGGGATGTTTTACTCCGAATTTTGTTTAGCTCGATATTTACAATAATTACTTCAATCATAATAATTTATCTTATTAAGCCCAATAAACGATGA
- the rodA gene encoding rod shape-determining protein RodA produces the protein MKNQSVKNNIDWISVFIYIALVTLGWLNIYSSSLLSTDGTYQKQLIFICCTIPLIFVVLFVDGKFYEKYASIIFGVSLLSLAGLFLFGKTIAGQRCWYAIGSFTLQPSEFAKAATSLALAKYLSDTQINLKETNRQIQALAIMLLPVMLILPQPDPGSALIYSAFILVLYREGLPSWYVWTAFITIVLFVLTLVLEPYAVIGMAFIVLAIIHFKGRVVDRNIILSGILLVLISGFVFSVDYVFDNVFKQHHRDRFNILLGKTVDMKGIGYNTNQSEIAIGSGGWIGKGFLEGTQTKGGFVPEQHTDYIFTTVGEEWGFAGSFVVILLFVCLLLRVIYLAERQKTKFSRVYGYCVAAILFIHFFVNIAMVIGIFPTIGVPLPFFSYGGSGLWGFTILLFIFLKMDANKVNEW, from the coding sequence ATGAAAAATCAAAGTGTAAAAAATAATATCGATTGGATAAGTGTCTTTATCTACATTGCGCTGGTAACTTTAGGTTGGCTTAATATATATTCGTCTTCTTTATTATCAACCGATGGAACTTATCAAAAACAGCTGATTTTTATCTGCTGCACTATTCCATTGATATTTGTTGTGCTTTTTGTTGATGGTAAATTTTACGAAAAATATGCCAGTATAATCTTTGGAGTTTCCTTATTATCTCTTGCTGGATTATTTCTCTTTGGAAAAACCATAGCAGGACAGCGATGCTGGTACGCGATAGGAAGTTTTACTTTACAGCCTTCTGAGTTTGCAAAAGCAGCTACTTCTTTGGCATTGGCAAAATATTTAAGTGATACACAAATTAATTTAAAAGAAACGAATAGACAAATTCAGGCTTTAGCCATTATGCTATTACCTGTAATGCTTATTCTACCACAGCCCGATCCTGGAAGTGCTTTAATCTATAGTGCTTTTATCCTTGTTTTATACAGAGAAGGCTTGCCATCTTGGTACGTTTGGACAGCATTTATAACTATCGTTCTTTTTGTTCTTACTTTAGTTTTAGAACCATATGCTGTTATCGGAATGGCTTTTATCGTGTTGGCCATTATACATTTTAAAGGCAGAGTAGTTGACAGAAATATTATTTTAAGCGGAATTTTACTGGTCTTAATTTCTGGATTTGTTTTCTCTGTTGATTACGTATTTGACAACGTTTTTAAACAGCACCACAGAGATCGTTTCAATATTTTACTAGGTAAAACTGTAGATATGAAAGGGATTGGATACAATACCAACCAATCTGAAATTGCCATTGGATCTGGAGGATGGATTGGAAAAGGTTTTCTTGAAGGCACACAAACCAAAGGAGGATTTGTACCCGAGCAACATACCGATTATATTTTTACAACTGTTGGCGAAGAATGGGGTTTTGCAGGCTCTTTTGTAGTTATCTTACTTTTTGTCTGCTTATTGCTTAGAGTAATTTACTTAGCAGAAAGACAGAAGACAAAGTTTAGTCGGGTTTACGGCTATTGTGTCGCTGCAATTCTTTTTATACACTTCTTTGTAAATATTGCAATGGTAATCGGAATTTTCCCTACAATTGGGGTTCCTCTGCCGTTCTTTTCATATGGAGGTTCTGGACTCTGGGGATTCACCATTTTGCTGTTTATTTTCCTTAAAATGGATGCAAATAAAGTGAATGAATGGTAA
- a CDS encoding DedA family protein yields the protein MNNFEWTQLLNPEFYITLSVGGFQIGLFIVLFIVFAETGLFAGFFLPGDSLLFLAGIYSRDLIENVAYIPNDFLNVFLLATAVAIMGVLGNMTGYWFGAKSGYYLFKKEDTFWFKKKYLLQSKDFFEKYGGKAIIYARFLPIFRTFAPIVAGIVSMDKKKFMFFNVLSSFLWSFILIFAGHYLYGIFLKQGIDLKKHIEYIIIIIIIISTFPVLIKLLKKTPNEQI from the coding sequence ATGAATAATTTTGAATGGACCCAGTTATTAAACCCTGAATTTTATATTACTTTAAGCGTCGGAGGTTTTCAGATTGGGTTGTTTATTGTTCTGTTTATAGTTTTTGCTGAAACAGGACTTTTTGCAGGTTTTTTTCTGCCTGGAGATAGTTTACTTTTTTTGGCAGGTATTTACAGTCGTGATCTAATTGAGAATGTTGCCTATATTCCGAATGATTTTCTGAATGTATTTCTTCTTGCTACTGCAGTTGCAATAATGGGAGTTTTAGGTAATATGACTGGTTATTGGTTCGGTGCAAAGAGTGGTTATTATTTGTTTAAAAAAGAAGATACATTCTGGTTTAAGAAAAAATACTTGCTTCAGTCAAAAGATTTCTTTGAAAAGTATGGTGGCAAAGCAATTATTTATGCGCGCTTCCTGCCAATCTTTAGAACTTTTGCTCCAATTGTTGCAGGAATCGTTTCGATGGACAAAAAAAAGTTTATGTTCTTTAATGTTTTAAGTTCATTTCTTTGGTCATTTATATTAATTTTCGCAGGACATTATTTATATGGCATTTTCTTAAAACAAGGAATAGATTTAAAGAAACATATTGAGTACATCATTATTATTATCATTATAATTTCAACGTTCCCGGTTCTAATAAAACTACTTAAAAAGACACCAAACGAACAGATATAA
- a CDS encoding exosortase F system-associated membrane protein has protein sequence MLSNLKENKLKIFTAIIVVIGFAIIRTFERKLFYDPFLKYFEADFNSSPYPVVQNLRLFWSLFLRYFLNTVLSLWLIYALFKDRDILKFSLIVYIFFLVLLLSSFYIILNFFPDGAWLLFYVRRFIIQPIFVLLFIPGFYYQLQKTKK, from the coding sequence ATGCTAAGTAATTTAAAAGAAAATAAGCTTAAAATCTTTACAGCAATTATAGTTGTTATAGGTTTTGCCATTATTAGAACATTTGAAAGAAAATTGTTTTACGATCCTTTTCTAAAATATTTTGAAGCAGATTTCAATTCAAGTCCTTATCCTGTAGTGCAGAATTTAAGACTTTTCTGGTCGCTTTTTCTTCGCTATTTTTTAAATACCGTGTTATCTCTTTGGTTGATTTATGCCTTGTTTAAGGATCGTGATATTCTTAAGTTTAGCCTGATTGTCTACATCTTCTTTTTGGTTTTGCTTTTGAGTTCATTTTACATCATACTGAACTTTTTTCCAGATGGCGCTTGGCTTCTTTTTTATGTTAGAAGATTTATAATTCAGCCAATTTTTGTGCTATTGTTTATTCCCGGATTTTACTATCAGCTTCAAAAAACTAAAAAATAA
- the xrtF gene encoding exosortase family protein XrtF, producing MKKYLVQFKPFLVFVSIFFLTYIVLTLLYKFYLNSYQAEELDAVTTMAGRNAEQSLKLFNYDIIIQKSSQNPWLEIILNGRFIARIIEGCNAVSVMILFVSFVADFFERLKKNITIYIFWSCIYLYV from the coding sequence TTGAAAAAATATTTAGTCCAGTTTAAGCCATTTCTCGTTTTTGTAAGCATCTTTTTCTTGACATATATTGTCCTTACACTGCTTTATAAATTTTATTTAAATAGCTACCAAGCTGAAGAGCTTGATGCTGTGACCACAATGGCTGGACGAAATGCAGAACAGTCGCTAAAGCTTTTTAATTATGATATCATAATTCAGAAAAGTTCGCAAAATCCGTGGCTGGAGATAATATTAAATGGAAGATTTATAGCCCGTATTATAGAGGGATGCAATGCTGTAAGTGTGATGATACTCTTTGTTTCGTTTGTAGCAGACTTTTTCGAGAGGCTTAAAAAAAACATTACTATTTATATTTTTTGGAGTTGTATCTATTTATATGTTTAA
- a CDS encoding GAF domain-containing protein, translating to MTFQELQPKISAIISENESNRDEKLLAICQLLNENVEYYNWVGFYFANHDAKTLHLGPYVGAETDHTVIPFGKGICGQVAESNANFVVPDVKAQDNYIACSLTVKSEIVVPLFVNGVNIGQIDIDSHVIDPFTEADERFLEFVNQEVAKLF from the coding sequence ATGACATTTCAAGAATTACAACCAAAAATAAGCGCAATTATCTCTGAAAATGAATCAAATAGAGATGAAAAATTATTGGCAATATGCCAACTTTTGAACGAAAACGTAGAGTATTACAACTGGGTCGGATTTTATTTTGCCAATCATGACGCTAAAACTTTACATTTAGGACCTTATGTTGGTGCTGAAACAGACCATACCGTTATTCCGTTTGGAAAAGGAATTTGCGGTCAAGTAGCCGAGAGCAATGCTAATTTTGTTGTTCCAGACGTTAAAGCTCAAGACAATTATATTGCTTGCAGTTTAACTGTAAAATCAGAAATTGTTGTGCCTCTTTTTGTTAATGGAGTAAATATTGGCCAAATCGATATTGACAGCCACGTTATTGATCCTTTTACAGAAGCCGACGAAAGATTTTTAGAATTTGTAAATCAAGAAGTTGCTAAATTATTCTAG